From the Homo sapiens chromosome 1, GRCh38.p14 Primary Assembly genome, one window contains:
- the TRAF5 gene encoding TNF receptor-associated factor 5 isoform X2, translated as MAYSEEHKGMPCGFIRQNSGNSISLDFEPSIEYQFVERLEERYKCAFCHSVLHNPHQTGCGHRFCQHCILSLRELNTVPICPVDKEVIKSQEVFKDNCCKREVLNLYVYCSNAPGCNAKVILGRYQQVPLACCYLLQDHLQQCLFQPVQCSNEKCREPVLRKDLKEHLSASCQFRKEKCLYCKKDVVVINLQNHEENLCPEYPVFCPNNCAKIILKTEVDEHLAVCPEAEQDCPFKHYGCAVTDKRRNLQQHEHSALREHMRLVLEKNVQLEEQISDLHKSLEQKESKIQQLAETIKKLEKEFKQFAQLFGKNGSFLPNIQVFASHIDKSAWLEAQVHQLLQMVNQQQNKFDLRPLMEAVDTVKQKITLLENNDQRLAVLEEETNKHDTHINIHKAQLSKNEERFKLLEGTCYNGKLIWKVTDYKMKKREAVDGHTVSIFSQSFYTSRCGYRLCARAYLNGDGSGRGSHLSLYFVVMRGEFDSLLQWPFRQRVTLMLLDQSGKKNIMETFKPDPNSSSFKRPDGEMNIASGCPRFVAHSVLENAKNAYIKDDTLFLKVAVDLTDLEDL; from the exons ATGGCTTATTCAGAAGAGCATAAAGGTATGCCCTGTGGTTTCATCCGCCAGAATTCCGGCAACTCCATTTCCTTGGACTTTGAGCCCAGTATAGAGTACCAGTTTGTGGAGCGGTTGGAAGAGCGCTACAAATGTGCCTTCTGCCACTCGGTGCTTCACAACCCCCACCAGACAGGATGTGGGCACCGCTTCTGCCAGCACTGCATCCTGTCCCTGAG agaatTAAACACAGTGCCAATCTGCCCTGTAGATAAAGAGGTCATCAAATCTCAGGAG GTTTTTAAAGACAATTGTTGCAAAAGAGAAGTCCTCAACTTATATGTATATTGCAGCAATGCTCCTGGATGTAATGCCAAGGTTATTCTGGGCCGGTACCAG CAGGTCCCACTGGCCTGTTGTTATCTGTTGCAGGATCACCTTCAGCAGTGCTTATTTCAACCTGTGCAGTGTTCTAATGAGAAGTGCCGGGAGCCAGTCCTACGGAAAGACCTGAAAGAGCATTTGAGTGCATCCTGTCAGTTTCGAAAGGAAAAATGCCTTTATTGCAAAAAGGATGTGGTAGTCATCAATCTACAG AATCATGAGGAAAACTTGTGTCCTGAATACCCAGTATTTTGTCCCAACAATTGTGCGAAGATTATTCTAAAAACTGAG GTAGATGAACACCTGGCTGTATGTCCTGAAGCTGAGCAAGACTGTCCTTTTAAGCACTATGGCTGTGCTGTAACG GATAAACGGAGGAACCTGCAGCAACATGAGCATTCAGCCTTACGGGAGCACATGCGTTTGGTTTTAGAAAAGAATGTCCAATTAGAAGAACAG ATTTCTGACTTACACAAGAGCCTAGaacagaaagaaagtaaaatccaGCAGCTAGCAGAAACTATAAAGAAACTTGAAAAGGAGTTCAAGCAGTTTGCACAGTTGTTTGGCAAAAATGGAAGCTTCCTCCCAAACATCCAG GTTTTTGCCAGTCACATTGACAAGTCAGCTTGGCTAGAAGCTCAAGTGCATCAATTATTACAAATGGTTAACcagcaacaaaataaatttgaCCTGAGACCTTTGATGGAAGCAGTTGATACAGTGAAACAGAAAATTACCCTGCTAGAAAACAATGATCAAAGATTAG CCGTTTTAGAAGAGGAAACTAACAAACATGATACCCACATTAATATTCATAAAGCACAGCTGAGTAAAAATGAAGAGCGATTTAAACTGCTGGAGGGTACTTGCTATAATGGAAAGCTCATTTGGAAGGTGACAGATTACAAGATGAAGAAGAGAGAGGCGGTGGATGGGCACACAGTGTCCATCTTCAGCCAGTCCTTCTACACCAGCCGCTGTGGCTACCGGCTCTGTGCTAGAGCATACCTGAATGGGGATGGGTCAGGGAGGGGGTCACACCTGTCCCTATACTTTGTGGTCATGCGAGGAGAGTTTGACTCACTGTTGCAGTGGCCATTCAGGCAGAGGGTGACCCTGATGCTTCTGGACCAGAGTGGCAAAAAGAACATTATGGAGACCTTCAAACCTGACCCCAATAGCAGCAGCTTTAAAAGACCTGATGGGGAGATGAACATTGCATCTGGCTGTCCCCGCTTTGTGGCTCATTCTGTTTTGGAGAATGCCAAGAACGCCTACATTAAAGATGACACTCTGTTCTTGAAAGTGGCCGTGGACTTAACTGACCTGGAGGATCTCTAG
- the TRAF5 gene encoding TNF receptor-associated factor 5 isoform b (isoform b is encoded by transcript variant 3) yields the protein MAYSEEHKGMPCGFIRQNSGNSISLDFEPSIEYQFVERLEERYKCAFCHSVLHNPHQTGCGHRFCQHCILSLRELNTVPICPVDKEVIKSQEVFKDNCCKREVLNLYVYCSNAPGCNAKVILGRYQDHLQQCLFQPVQCSNEKCREPVLRKDLKEHLSASCQFRKEKCLYCKKDVVVINLQNHEENLCPEYPVFCPNNCAKIILKTEVDEHLAVCPEAEQDCPFKHYGCAVTDKRRNLQQHEHSALREHMRLVLEKNVQLEEQISDLHKSLEQKESKIQQLAETIKKLEKEFKQFAQLFGKNGSFLPNIQVFASHIDKSAWLEAQVHQLLQMVNQQQNKFDLRPLMEAVDTVKQKITLLENNDQRLAVLEEETNKHDTHINIHKAQLSKNEERFKLLEGTCYNGKLIWKVTDYKMKKREAVDGHTVSIFSQSFYTSRCGYRLCARAYLNGDGSGRGSHLSLYFVVMRGEFDSLLQWPFRQRVTLMLLDQSGKKNIMETFKPDPNSSSFKRPDGEMNIASGCPRFVAHSVLENAKNAYIKDDTLFLKVAVDLTDLEDL from the exons ATGGCTTATTCAGAAGAGCATAAAGGTATGCCCTGTGGTTTCATCCGCCAGAATTCCGGCAACTCCATTTCCTTGGACTTTGAGCCCAGTATAGAGTACCAGTTTGTGGAGCGGTTGGAAGAGCGCTACAAATGTGCCTTCTGCCACTCGGTGCTTCACAACCCCCACCAGACAGGATGTGGGCACCGCTTCTGCCAGCACTGCATCCTGTCCCTGAG agaatTAAACACAGTGCCAATCTGCCCTGTAGATAAAGAGGTCATCAAATCTCAGGAG GTTTTTAAAGACAATTGTTGCAAAAGAGAAGTCCTCAACTTATATGTATATTGCAGCAATGCTCCTGGATGTAATGCCAAGGTTATTCTGGGCCGGTACCAG GATCACCTTCAGCAGTGCTTATTTCAACCTGTGCAGTGTTCTAATGAGAAGTGCCGGGAGCCAGTCCTACGGAAAGACCTGAAAGAGCATTTGAGTGCATCCTGTCAGTTTCGAAAGGAAAAATGCCTTTATTGCAAAAAGGATGTGGTAGTCATCAATCTACAG AATCATGAGGAAAACTTGTGTCCTGAATACCCAGTATTTTGTCCCAACAATTGTGCGAAGATTATTCTAAAAACTGAG GTAGATGAACACCTGGCTGTATGTCCTGAAGCTGAGCAAGACTGTCCTTTTAAGCACTATGGCTGTGCTGTAACG GATAAACGGAGGAACCTGCAGCAACATGAGCATTCAGCCTTACGGGAGCACATGCGTTTGGTTTTAGAAAAGAATGTCCAATTAGAAGAACAG ATTTCTGACTTACACAAGAGCCTAGaacagaaagaaagtaaaatccaGCAGCTAGCAGAAACTATAAAGAAACTTGAAAAGGAGTTCAAGCAGTTTGCACAGTTGTTTGGCAAAAATGGAAGCTTCCTCCCAAACATCCAG GTTTTTGCCAGTCACATTGACAAGTCAGCTTGGCTAGAAGCTCAAGTGCATCAATTATTACAAATGGTTAACcagcaacaaaataaatttgaCCTGAGACCTTTGATGGAAGCAGTTGATACAGTGAAACAGAAAATTACCCTGCTAGAAAACAATGATCAAAGATTAG CCGTTTTAGAAGAGGAAACTAACAAACATGATACCCACATTAATATTCATAAAGCACAGCTGAGTAAAAATGAAGAGCGATTTAAACTGCTGGAGGGTACTTGCTATAATGGAAAGCTCATTTGGAAGGTGACAGATTACAAGATGAAGAAGAGAGAGGCGGTGGATGGGCACACAGTGTCCATCTTCAGCCAGTCCTTCTACACCAGCCGCTGTGGCTACCGGCTCTGTGCTAGAGCATACCTGAATGGGGATGGGTCAGGGAGGGGGTCACACCTGTCCCTATACTTTGTGGTCATGCGAGGAGAGTTTGACTCACTGTTGCAGTGGCCATTCAGGCAGAGGGTGACCCTGATGCTTCTGGACCAGAGTGGCAAAAAGAACATTATGGAGACCTTCAAACCTGACCCCAATAGCAGCAGCTTTAAAAGACCTGATGGGGAGATGAACATTGCATCTGGCTGTCCCCGCTTTGTGGCTCATTCTGTTTTGGAGAATGCCAAGAACGCCTACATTAAAGATGACACTCTGTTCTTGAAAGTGGCCGTGGACTTAACTGACCTGGAGGATCTCTAG
- the TRAF5 gene encoding TNF receptor-associated factor 5 isoform X1, which translates to MAYSEEHKGMPCGFIRQNSGNSISLDFEPSIEYQFVERLEERYKCAFCHSVLHNPHQTGCGHRFCQHCILSLRELNTVPICPVDKEVIKSQEVFKDNCCKREVLNLYVYCSNAPGCNAKVILGRYQVPLACCYLLQDHLQQCLFQPVQCSNEKCREPVLRKDLKEHLSASCQFRKEKCLYCKKDVVVINLQNHEENLCPEYPVFCPNNCAKIILKTEVDEHLAVCPEAEQDCPFKHYGCAVTDKRRNLQQHEHSALREHMRLVLEKNVQLEEQISDLHKSLEQKESKIQQLAETIKKLEKEFKQFAQLFGKNGSFLPNIQVFASHIDKSAWLEAQVHQLLQMVNQQQNKFDLRPLMEAVDTVKQKITLLENNDQRLAVLEEETNKHDTHINIHKAQLSKNEERFKLLEGTCYNGKLIWKVTDYKMKKREAVDGHTVSIFSQSFYTSRCGYRLCARAYLNGDGSGRGSHLSLYFVVMRGEFDSLLQWPFRQRVTLMLLDQSGKKNIMETFKPDPNSSSFKRPDGEMNIASGCPRFVAHSVLENAKNAYIKDDTLFLKVAVDLTDLEDL; encoded by the exons ATGGCTTATTCAGAAGAGCATAAAGGTATGCCCTGTGGTTTCATCCGCCAGAATTCCGGCAACTCCATTTCCTTGGACTTTGAGCCCAGTATAGAGTACCAGTTTGTGGAGCGGTTGGAAGAGCGCTACAAATGTGCCTTCTGCCACTCGGTGCTTCACAACCCCCACCAGACAGGATGTGGGCACCGCTTCTGCCAGCACTGCATCCTGTCCCTGAG agaatTAAACACAGTGCCAATCTGCCCTGTAGATAAAGAGGTCATCAAATCTCAGGAG GTTTTTAAAGACAATTGTTGCAAAAGAGAAGTCCTCAACTTATATGTATATTGCAGCAATGCTCCTGGATGTAATGCCAAGGTTATTCTGGGCCGGTACCAG GTCCCACTGGCCTGTTGTTATCTGTTGCAGGATCACCTTCAGCAGTGCTTATTTCAACCTGTGCAGTGTTCTAATGAGAAGTGCCGGGAGCCAGTCCTACGGAAAGACCTGAAAGAGCATTTGAGTGCATCCTGTCAGTTTCGAAAGGAAAAATGCCTTTATTGCAAAAAGGATGTGGTAGTCATCAATCTACAG AATCATGAGGAAAACTTGTGTCCTGAATACCCAGTATTTTGTCCCAACAATTGTGCGAAGATTATTCTAAAAACTGAG GTAGATGAACACCTGGCTGTATGTCCTGAAGCTGAGCAAGACTGTCCTTTTAAGCACTATGGCTGTGCTGTAACG GATAAACGGAGGAACCTGCAGCAACATGAGCATTCAGCCTTACGGGAGCACATGCGTTTGGTTTTAGAAAAGAATGTCCAATTAGAAGAACAG ATTTCTGACTTACACAAGAGCCTAGaacagaaagaaagtaaaatccaGCAGCTAGCAGAAACTATAAAGAAACTTGAAAAGGAGTTCAAGCAGTTTGCACAGTTGTTTGGCAAAAATGGAAGCTTCCTCCCAAACATCCAG GTTTTTGCCAGTCACATTGACAAGTCAGCTTGGCTAGAAGCTCAAGTGCATCAATTATTACAAATGGTTAACcagcaacaaaataaatttgaCCTGAGACCTTTGATGGAAGCAGTTGATACAGTGAAACAGAAAATTACCCTGCTAGAAAACAATGATCAAAGATTAG CCGTTTTAGAAGAGGAAACTAACAAACATGATACCCACATTAATATTCATAAAGCACAGCTGAGTAAAAATGAAGAGCGATTTAAACTGCTGGAGGGTACTTGCTATAATGGAAAGCTCATTTGGAAGGTGACAGATTACAAGATGAAGAAGAGAGAGGCGGTGGATGGGCACACAGTGTCCATCTTCAGCCAGTCCTTCTACACCAGCCGCTGTGGCTACCGGCTCTGTGCTAGAGCATACCTGAATGGGGATGGGTCAGGGAGGGGGTCACACCTGTCCCTATACTTTGTGGTCATGCGAGGAGAGTTTGACTCACTGTTGCAGTGGCCATTCAGGCAGAGGGTGACCCTGATGCTTCTGGACCAGAGTGGCAAAAAGAACATTATGGAGACCTTCAAACCTGACCCCAATAGCAGCAGCTTTAAAAGACCTGATGGGGAGATGAACATTGCATCTGGCTGTCCCCGCTTTGTGGCTCATTCTGTTTTGGAGAATGCCAAGAACGCCTACATTAAAGATGACACTCTGTTCTTGAAAGTGGCCGTGGACTTAACTGACCTGGAGGATCTCTAG
- the TRAF5 gene encoding TNF receptor-associated factor 5 isoform X3, with translation MRLVLEKNVQLEEQISDLHKSLEQKESKIQQLAETIKKLEKEFKQFAQLFGKNGSFLPNIQVFASHIDKSAWLEAQVHQLLQMVNQQQNKFDLRPLMEAVDTVKQKITLLENNDQRLAVLEEETNKHDTHINIHKAQLSKNEERFKLLEGTCYNGKLIWKVTDYKMKKREAVDGHTVSIFSQSFYTSRCGYRLCARAYLNGDGSGRGSHLSLYFVVMRGEFDSLLQWPFRQRVTLMLLDQSGKKNIMETFKPDPNSSSFKRPDGEMNIASGCPRFVAHSVLENAKNAYIKDDTLFLKVAVDLTDLEDL, from the exons ATGCGTTTGGTTTTAGAAAAGAATGTCCAATTAGAAGAACAG ATTTCTGACTTACACAAGAGCCTAGaacagaaagaaagtaaaatccaGCAGCTAGCAGAAACTATAAAGAAACTTGAAAAGGAGTTCAAGCAGTTTGCACAGTTGTTTGGCAAAAATGGAAGCTTCCTCCCAAACATCCAG GTTTTTGCCAGTCACATTGACAAGTCAGCTTGGCTAGAAGCTCAAGTGCATCAATTATTACAAATGGTTAACcagcaacaaaataaatttgaCCTGAGACCTTTGATGGAAGCAGTTGATACAGTGAAACAGAAAATTACCCTGCTAGAAAACAATGATCAAAGATTAG CCGTTTTAGAAGAGGAAACTAACAAACATGATACCCACATTAATATTCATAAAGCACAGCTGAGTAAAAATGAAGAGCGATTTAAACTGCTGGAGGGTACTTGCTATAATGGAAAGCTCATTTGGAAGGTGACAGATTACAAGATGAAGAAGAGAGAGGCGGTGGATGGGCACACAGTGTCCATCTTCAGCCAGTCCTTCTACACCAGCCGCTGTGGCTACCGGCTCTGTGCTAGAGCATACCTGAATGGGGATGGGTCAGGGAGGGGGTCACACCTGTCCCTATACTTTGTGGTCATGCGAGGAGAGTTTGACTCACTGTTGCAGTGGCCATTCAGGCAGAGGGTGACCCTGATGCTTCTGGACCAGAGTGGCAAAAAGAACATTATGGAGACCTTCAAACCTGACCCCAATAGCAGCAGCTTTAAAAGACCTGATGGGGAGATGAACATTGCATCTGGCTGTCCCCGCTTTGTGGCTCATTCTGTTTTGGAGAATGCCAAGAACGCCTACATTAAAGATGACACTCTGTTCTTGAAAGTGGCCGTGGACTTAACTGACCTGGAGGATCTCTAG